One window from the genome of Pandoraea fibrosis encodes:
- a CDS encoding dodecin, whose amino-acid sequence MTNHVYKQIELTGSSTKSIDDAVKCAIERASKTLRNLNWFEIIETRGHIENGKVAHWQVTLKVGVRLED is encoded by the coding sequence ATGACGAATCACGTGTACAAGCAGATCGAGCTGACCGGCTCGTCGACCAAGTCCATCGACGATGCCGTCAAATGCGCCATCGAGCGCGCGAGCAAGACGCTGCGCAATCTGAACTGGTTCGAGATCATCGAGACACGCGGCCATATCGAGAACGGCAAGGTTGCCCACTGGCAGGTCACGCTCAAGGTCGGCGTGCGTTTGGAGGACTGA
- a CDS encoding MarR family winged helix-turn-helix transcriptional regulator: MKVSDSAQRFGFLVADVQRLFGRRFEQFAQRTLPMTRAQCRVLVYLTVNRGVSQTVLADILETPPQTLARMLERMEEAGWVRRRPDARDPRIERLFVTRAAVAQLQVARTLSDEVRNEALHGLTAFETVQLMQLLQKVRRNLSNVVPTPLDTVVPAMLRRDPVAGEPDDTHGAPHPIAGPDDDLSECADLRPQ; the protein is encoded by the coding sequence ATGAAAGTGTCCGATTCCGCCCAACGTTTCGGCTTTCTCGTGGCAGACGTTCAACGTCTGTTCGGGCGCCGCTTCGAGCAGTTTGCCCAACGCACGTTGCCGATGACGCGTGCGCAATGCCGTGTGCTCGTCTATCTCACCGTCAATCGCGGTGTGAGTCAGACCGTGCTGGCCGACATTCTCGAAACCCCGCCGCAAACGCTCGCCCGCATGCTCGAACGCATGGAAGAGGCCGGGTGGGTGCGCCGCCGCCCGGACGCTCGCGATCCGCGCATCGAACGTCTGTTCGTTACGCGCGCTGCTGTTGCGCAGTTGCAGGTCGCGCGCACGCTTTCCGACGAAGTGCGCAACGAGGCGCTGCACGGGCTGACCGCCTTCGAGACGGTGCAACTCATGCAGTTGCTGCAAAAGGTGCGCCGCAACCTTTCGAACGTCGTGCCGACGCCGCTCGATACTGTGGTGCCGGCCATGCTGCGCCGCGACCCGGTGGCTGGCGAGCCCGACGACACCCACGGCGCACCCCACCCCATTGCCGGCCCCGACGACGACCTGTCGGAATGCGCCGACTTGCGGCCGCAGTAG
- a CDS encoding bifunctional transcriptional regulator/glucokinase encodes MSSGVRNNPPHMSGPRLLADIGGTNARFALEMAPGDLAEIRDYACDDYSGVLDVIRAYLDEADHAEPVQHAAIAIANPIEGDEIRMTNRDWHFSIEATRRALGFETLLVVNDFTALAMALPYLSDAQKRQVGEGEPQPNGVIGLLGPGTGVGVSGLIPAGDRWIALGSEGGHTTFAPADEREIDVLRYAWKHFPHVSFERLVAGPGMALVYQALAQREGREVKPLETPAIVKLAQGGDALARETVDCFCAMLGTLAGNIAVSLGAVGGVYLGGGVIPKLGKLFEDSPFRQRFEAKGRFEAYLKKIPTYVITADHPAFLGTSAILAEQLGTHAAGAGALIDRLHRQRDRLSPAEQRVAELTLKQPRALLAEPVSEIARLARVSQPTVIRFCRKLGCQGLSDFKLKLASALTGTLPVRHGQVHVGDSAAEFSAKVLDNTVSSILQMREHLDARTVEAAVTLLDGAHRIEFYGLGNSGVIAQDAHYKFFRFGMPTIAYGDPYLLQASAGLLGDGDVVVAISASGRSADLNQAVDIAVVRGAKVIALTARNSPLARKATLVLPNDHVETMGAHVTMIARILHLAAIDVLAVGVAIRRAGPGGEAAGEGALDWLGHGSGQGSGTPAAA; translated from the coding sequence ATGTCTTCTGGAGTGAGGAATAATCCGCCGCACATGAGCGGCCCGCGACTGCTGGCCGATATCGGGGGTACCAACGCCCGGTTCGCGTTGGAAATGGCGCCCGGCGATCTGGCCGAGATCCGTGACTATGCCTGCGACGATTATTCCGGCGTTCTCGACGTCATCCGTGCTTATCTCGACGAGGCCGATCACGCCGAGCCGGTGCAGCACGCCGCCATCGCGATAGCCAATCCGATCGAGGGCGACGAGATTCGCATGACGAATCGCGACTGGCACTTCTCCATCGAAGCGACGCGGCGCGCGCTGGGCTTCGAGACCTTGCTGGTTGTCAACGACTTCACGGCGCTCGCGATGGCGCTGCCTTACCTCTCCGATGCGCAGAAGCGGCAGGTTGGCGAAGGCGAGCCGCAGCCCAACGGCGTGATCGGTTTGCTCGGCCCGGGCACGGGCGTGGGCGTGTCGGGCCTGATCCCGGCGGGCGATCGCTGGATCGCGCTTGGCAGCGAGGGCGGCCATACGACGTTCGCTCCGGCGGACGAGCGCGAAATCGACGTATTGCGCTACGCATGGAAGCACTTCCCGCATGTGTCGTTCGAACGGCTTGTGGCGGGGCCGGGCATGGCGCTCGTCTACCAAGCGCTGGCGCAGCGAGAGGGGCGTGAGGTGAAGCCACTTGAGACGCCCGCCATCGTGAAGCTCGCGCAAGGGGGCGACGCACTCGCGCGCGAAACGGTCGATTGCTTTTGCGCGATGCTCGGCACACTGGCCGGCAATATTGCCGTGTCGCTGGGCGCTGTTGGCGGCGTGTATCTGGGCGGTGGTGTGATCCCGAAGCTGGGCAAGTTGTTCGAAGACTCGCCATTCCGACAGCGCTTCGAGGCAAAGGGCCGGTTCGAAGCCTATCTGAAGAAGATCCCGACGTATGTCATCACGGCGGATCACCCGGCGTTTCTCGGCACGTCCGCCATTCTTGCCGAACAACTCGGCACGCATGCGGCGGGCGCGGGGGCGTTGATCGATCGTTTGCATCGTCAGCGCGACCGGCTCAGTCCGGCCGAACAACGTGTGGCGGAACTCACGCTCAAGCAACCACGCGCTTTGCTCGCGGAGCCGGTGTCGGAGATCGCGCGTCTGGCCCGGGTGAGCCAGCCCACGGTCATTCGCTTTTGCCGCAAGCTCGGTTGCCAGGGGCTTTCGGACTTCAAACTCAAGCTCGCGAGTGCGTTGACCGGCACGCTTCCGGTGCGTCACGGGCAGGTGCATGTGGGCGACTCGGCGGCGGAGTTCAGCGCCAAGGTGCTCGACAACACCGTGTCGTCGATTCTCCAGATGCGCGAGCATCTCGACGCACGAACGGTCGAGGCGGCCGTCACGTTGCTCGACGGCGCGCATCGCATCGAGTTCTACGGGCTGGGCAATTCCGGCGTGATTGCGCAGGATGCCCACTACAAGTTTTTCCGTTTCGGCATGCCGACGATCGCCTACGGCGACCCATATCTGTTGCAGGCGTCGGCAGGGCTGCTGGGCGATGGCGATGTCGTGGTCGCGATTTCCGCGTCGGGACGCTCGGCAGACCTGAACCAGGCTGTCGACATTGCGGTGGTGCGCGGCGCGAAGGTCATCGCGCTTACGGCCCGCAACTCCCCGCTGGCGCGCAAGGCGACGCTGGTGTTGCCGAACGATCACGTCGAGACGATGGGGGCTCACGTGACGATGATTGCGCGCATTCTGCATCTCGCGGCCATCGATGTGCTGGCCGTCGGCGTTGCGATACGCCGCGCCGGGCCGGGCGGGGAGGCGGCAGGCGAGGGCGCGCTCGACTGGCTGGGGCATGGCAGCGGGCAGGGCTCGGGCACACCCGCTGCGGCTTGA
- the pgl gene encoding 6-phosphogluconolactonase — protein MIHWRIFPTREAQAQALANAVVAGLDEALTIRPRALLAVSGGTSPKAFLSQLARLPVAWRDIAVTLVDDRWLPPTHAESNARLVSETLLPGATGAQWLPLVDTTTDAALQVQTLNDTWTHGVPQVCVLGMGEDGHTASLFADAPQWHDAITTRRKFVLVQPQHAPHLRVSWSLTALAACERLILQIQGPAKREVLEAAQTEEQDNAISRLIHHEGVKIDVFWSEE, from the coding sequence ATGATTCACTGGCGCATTTTCCCCACGCGCGAAGCACAGGCGCAGGCGCTCGCCAACGCTGTCGTTGCCGGGCTCGATGAGGCCCTGACCATTCGCCCGCGCGCGTTGCTCGCCGTGTCGGGGGGCACAAGTCCCAAGGCATTTCTCTCGCAACTGGCGCGTCTGCCGGTGGCATGGCGAGACATTGCCGTCACGCTCGTCGACGACCGGTGGTTGCCGCCCACGCATGCCGAGAGCAACGCCCGGCTGGTCTCGGAGACGCTGCTGCCGGGCGCCACGGGCGCGCAATGGTTGCCGCTCGTCGACACCACGACGGATGCCGCGCTGCAAGTGCAAACGCTCAACGACACCTGGACGCACGGCGTGCCGCAAGTGTGCGTGCTCGGCATGGGCGAAGACGGCCATACCGCATCGCTATTTGCCGACGCGCCGCAATGGCACGACGCCATCACCACGCGCCGCAAGTTCGTGCTCGTACAGCCGCAGCACGCACCGCATCTGCGCGTGTCGTGGTCGCTCACGGCACTGGCGGCGTGCGAGCGTCTCATTTTGCAGATTCAGGGCCCGGCCAAACGCGAAGTGCTCGAAGCTGCGCAAACCGAGGAACAGGACAACGCCATCTCCCGGCTGATCCACCATGAAGGAGTAAAGATCGATGTCTTCTGGAGTGAGGAATAA